In the genome of Rhodoferax fermentans, one region contains:
- a CDS encoding plasmid stabilization protein, with amino-acid sequence MPKNPWSAKRQRQYTHIKDSLLAHGRSEPLAEEIAARTVNKERAQHGESTEASASSIKDMSSNRRGGLRSHKGPGGRTLLQLRNEARQRGLAGRSKMNKTQLEAALS; translated from the coding sequence ATGCCAAAGAACCCCTGGAGCGCCAAGCGCCAACGCCAGTACACCCACATCAAGGACAGCTTGCTGGCACATGGCCGCAGCGAGCCATTGGCTGAAGAAATTGCCGCGCGCACCGTCAACAAAGAGCGAGCCCAACACGGCGAGTCCACCGAGGCCAGCGCCTCGTCGATCAAGGACATGTCGTCCAATCGGCGCGGTGGGCTGCGCTCACACAAAGGGCCGGGCGGTCGTACGCTGCTGCAGCTTCGCAACGAGGCGCGCCAACGTGGCCTTGCCGGGCGCTCCAAAATGAACAAGACCCAACTGGAAGCCGCGTTGTCTTGA
- the chvE gene encoding multiple monosaccharide ABC transporter substrate-binding protein encodes MKARRTTLKALAIALTLGLGVAAPFAQAQDKGTVGIAMPTKSSTRWINDGNSMVAALQAKGYKTDLQYGDDDIPNQLAQIENMITKGVKVLVIAAIDGTTLSNALQKAADKGIKVLSYDRLIVGSKNVDYYATFDNFQVGVLQAQSLEKALGLKEGKGPFNIELFGGSADDNNAYFFYDGAMSVLQPYIDKGKLVVQSKQAGMNKVSTLRWDGATAQARMENLLSAYYGKVKLNAVLSPYDGISIGILSALKGVGYGSGGQAMPFVSGQDAEVPSVKSIIRGEQYSTVFKDTRELAKVAAGMVDAMLSGKKVEINDTKTYNNKVKVVPSYLLKPVSVDKSNYKEILVGSGYIKEEQLK; translated from the coding sequence TTGAAAGCTCGCAGAACAACTTTAAAAGCACTGGCCATCGCTTTGACACTGGGTCTGGGCGTTGCAGCACCGTTTGCACAAGCCCAGGACAAGGGTACCGTTGGTATCGCTATGCCCACCAAGAGCTCAACGCGCTGGATCAACGACGGCAACAGCATGGTGGCCGCCTTGCAAGCCAAGGGTTACAAGACTGACCTGCAATACGGTGACGACGACATCCCGAACCAGTTGGCGCAGATTGAGAACATGATCACCAAAGGGGTGAAAGTGCTGGTGATTGCTGCGATTGACGGCACCACTCTGTCCAACGCCTTGCAAAAAGCGGCCGACAAAGGCATCAAAGTCCTGTCGTATGACCGTCTGATTGTGGGCAGCAAAAACGTGGATTACTACGCCACCTTTGACAACTTCCAGGTGGGTGTCCTGCAAGCCCAATCGCTGGAAAAAGCCTTGGGCCTGAAAGAAGGCAAGGGTCCATTCAACATCGAGCTGTTCGGTGGTTCAGCTGACGACAACAACGCCTACTTCTTCTATGACGGCGCCATGTCCGTGCTGCAACCGTACATCGACAAAGGCAAGCTGGTCGTGCAAAGCAAACAGGCTGGCATGAACAAGGTCTCGACCCTGCGCTGGGACGGTGCCACCGCCCAGGCACGCATGGAAAACCTGCTGAGCGCCTATTACGGCAAGGTGAAGCTGAATGCTGTTTTGTCTCCGTATGACGGTATCAGCATCGGGATCTTGTCTGCCCTCAAAGGTGTGGGTTATGGCAGCGGTGGTCAGGCCATGCCTTTTGTCAGCGGCCAAGATGCTGAAGTGCCGTCCGTCAAGTCCATCATCCGTGGTGAACAGTACTCCACCGTGTTCAAGGACACACGTGAGTTGGCCAAGGTTGCGGCAGGTATGGTCGATGCCATGCTGAGCGGCAAGAAAGTTGAGATCAACGACACCAAGACCTACAACAACAAGGTCAAGGTGGTCCCGTCTTACCTGTTGAAACCTGTGAGTGTGGACAAGTCCAATTACAAGGAAATTCTGGTCGGTAGCGGTTACATCAAAGAAGAACAACTCAAGTAG
- a CDS encoding LysR family transcriptional regulator, protein MTNYTHWLIRARLKTRQLLLIVALAEEGNIHRASQVLSMTQPAASKLLKDLEDVLGVQLFERLPRGMRPTWYGETMIRHARAALNSLNQANDELQAAKHGQFGQVNLGAITSPGVVLLPPTIAAVKQAHPHLRITIQIESSNVLLEQLYRGTLDVMVGRLSEEHDTDDLRYESIADEPVCAVARPGHPLFDTSPLVFTDLLAYGWIVPPVGSVMRHKFDLMFQELDLQQLSNRIETSSLLFLTKMMQDSDMVSIMATDVARYYADHGLLRILPVNMPCELEPFGFITRRDKPLSPAAQVLLSALKTSAQAVYGKQFAQVAD, encoded by the coding sequence ATGACAAATTACACCCATTGGCTCATCCGCGCTCGCCTGAAAACCCGGCAGCTGCTGCTGATCGTGGCGCTGGCCGAAGAAGGCAATATCCACCGTGCCTCACAGGTGCTCAGCATGACCCAGCCGGCCGCCTCCAAACTGCTGAAAGATCTGGAAGATGTGTTGGGGGTGCAGTTGTTTGAACGGCTGCCACGCGGCATGCGCCCGACCTGGTACGGTGAGACCATGATCCGCCATGCCCGGGCCGCGCTGAACAGCCTGAACCAGGCCAACGACGAGTTGCAGGCCGCCAAACATGGCCAGTTTGGGCAAGTTAACCTCGGGGCCATCACCTCGCCGGGCGTGGTGTTGCTGCCACCGACGATTGCCGCCGTGAAGCAAGCCCATCCGCATCTGCGCATCACCATCCAGATTGAGTCGAGCAATGTGCTGCTGGAGCAGCTCTACCGTGGCACGCTGGATGTGATGGTTGGCCGCTTGTCCGAAGAACATGACACCGACGACTTGCGCTACGAGTCGATTGCCGATGAGCCGGTCTGCGCGGTGGCCCGGCCTGGCCACCCGCTGTTTGACACCTCACCGTTGGTGTTTACCGACTTGCTGGCGTATGGCTGGATCGTGCCACCGGTGGGCAGCGTCATGCGCCACAAATTTGACCTGATGTTTCAGGAGCTGGACCTGCAGCAGCTCAGCAACCGGATCGAAACCAGTTCCTTGCTGTTTCTGACCAAAATGATGCAAGACAGTGACATGGTCAGCATCATGGCGACCGATGTGGCGCGCTACTACGCCGACCACGGTTTGCTGCGCATCCTGCCGGTGAATATGCCGTGTGAGCTGGAGCCCTTTGGCTTCATCACCCGGCGCGACAAACCCTTGTCACCGGCCGCACAGGTGCTGTTGTCCGCCTTGAAAACCTCAGCGCAGGCGGTGTATGGCAAGCAGTTCGCGCAGGTGGCTGATTAG
- a CDS encoding aldose 1-epimerase, whose product MHTTEHPIHWLHHAKQHLGLLPTLGGGVAAWQLDRAQGPLDIWRPWAGSTDRYTLASFPLVPWSNRISAGGFEFDGVHHPMAPNRAGEPYPIHGDGWLQAWALHQPQDNMLEMTLESQAFDGNPYNYRALQRFVLIDGGMDQTLTVTHTGASPLPYGLGQHPFFPRSASTRLTTQVQGVWLSRPDCLPTQHTTQFPPGWDPRAGMDANGSLIDNAYTGWSGEARIDWPDQQLALTMREPSILSRGQNDGMCLLYRSSIISAFCFEPVTHPIDAFHMPGLPGLKVLHQGESLTLHLEWRFAETAATV is encoded by the coding sequence ATGCACACCACCGAACACCCCATCCACTGGTTACACCATGCCAAGCAACACCTGGGCTTGCTGCCCACATTGGGGGGCGGTGTTGCGGCCTGGCAGCTGGATCGTGCGCAAGGCCCACTGGACATCTGGCGCCCATGGGCTGGCAGCACCGACCGTTACACCCTGGCCTCCTTTCCACTGGTGCCTTGGTCCAACCGCATCAGTGCAGGCGGTTTTGAGTTTGACGGTGTCCATCACCCGATGGCCCCCAACCGGGCCGGTGAGCCCTATCCGATCCATGGTGACGGCTGGTTGCAAGCCTGGGCGTTGCACCAGCCACAAGACAATATGCTGGAGATGACACTCGAGTCACAGGCGTTTGACGGCAACCCCTACAACTACCGGGCGCTGCAGCGTTTTGTGCTGATCGACGGTGGCATGGACCAGACGCTGACGGTCACCCACACTGGCGCGTCCCCCTTGCCTTATGGTCTGGGCCAACACCCGTTTTTCCCGCGCTCGGCCAGCACCCGACTGACGACCCAGGTGCAAGGGGTCTGGCTCAGCCGACCCGACTGTCTGCCAACCCAACACACCACGCAGTTCCCACCCGGCTGGGACCCACGCGCAGGCATGGATGCCAACGGCTCACTGATCGACAACGCCTACACCGGCTGGTCGGGTGAAGCCCGCATTGATTGGCCAGACCAGCAACTGGCACTCACCATGCGTGAGCCGAGCATCCTGAGCCGGGGGCAAAACGACGGCATGTGCCTGTTGTACCGCTCGTCCATCATCTCTGCGTTCTGTTTTGAGCCGGTCACCCACCCGATTGACGCCTTTCACATGCCAGGTCTGCCGGGATTGAAGGTGTTGCACCAGGGTGAGAGCCTAACGCTGCACCTTGAATGGCGTTTTGCCGAGACCGCGGCAACGGTTTGA
- a CDS encoding SDR family NAD(P)-dependent oxidoreductase — protein MSMKKKALAVYPSLQGQRVFVTGGATSVGAAIVCAFAEQGAQVAFVDIADDQSAELAASIEAQGWGRVWWRRCDVSDVAALQASLAQAQQELGDFSILVNNVASDDRHTLESVTPDYWDERMAVNQRPAFFAIQALVPGMRRLGGGSIINLGSTGWQEKSGVYPCYAVAKSSMNGLTRGLAETLGADRIRINTLSPGWVMTERQLSKWLNEKDIHTIRQSQCLPDMIQASDVARLALFLASDDAAMCTAQEFKVDAGWN, from the coding sequence ATGTCGATGAAGAAGAAAGCTTTGGCCGTTTACCCCAGTCTGCAAGGGCAACGTGTGTTTGTAACCGGCGGGGCGACATCGGTTGGTGCCGCCATCGTTTGCGCCTTTGCCGAACAAGGTGCACAGGTGGCGTTTGTGGACATCGCCGACGACCAGAGTGCCGAACTCGCAGCCAGCATCGAGGCGCAGGGTTGGGGGCGCGTCTGGTGGCGCCGCTGTGATGTCAGCGATGTGGCGGCCTTGCAAGCGAGCTTGGCCCAAGCCCAGCAGGAGCTGGGCGACTTTTCCATCCTGGTCAACAACGTCGCCAGTGACGACCGCCACACCCTGGAATCGGTCACACCCGACTACTGGGACGAGCGCATGGCGGTGAACCAGCGCCCGGCGTTTTTTGCCATACAGGCCTTGGTGCCCGGCATGCGCCGCCTGGGCGGTGGCTCGATCATCAACCTGGGCTCCACGGGCTGGCAGGAAAAAAGTGGTGTCTACCCCTGTTACGCCGTCGCCAAATCGTCGATGAATGGGCTGACCCGGGGTTTGGCTGAGACCCTGGGCGCAGATCGCATCCGCATCAACACACTGTCTCCGGGCTGGGTCATGACCGAACGCCAGCTGTCCAAATGGCTCAATGAGAAGGACATCCACACGATCCGCCAAAGCCAATGCCTGCCCGACATGATCCAGGCCTCGGATGTGGCGCGTTTGGCGCTGTTCCTGGCCTCGGACGATGCGGCGATGTGCACCGCACAGGAGTTCAAGGTGGACGCGGGCTGGAATTAA